One Natronomonas moolapensis 8.8.11 genomic region harbors:
- a CDS encoding thioredoxin family protein, whose translation MSVTLKDFYADWCGPCKTQDPILEELAEDYPDVEFDKVDVDSEQDVANEYQVRSLPTLIVENDQGVVERFVGVTQRDDLETALGDAGA comes from the coding sequence ATGTCCGTCACGCTCAAGGACTTTTATGCGGACTGGTGCGGCCCGTGTAAGACCCAAGACCCAATCCTCGAGGAGCTCGCGGAGGACTATCCGGACGTCGAGTTCGATAAAGTCGACGTCGATTCCGAACAGGACGTCGCCAACGAGTATCAGGTCCGCTCGCTCCCGACGCTCATCGTCGAGAACGACCAGGGCGTCGTCGAGCGCTTCGTCGGCGTCACCCAACGCGACGACCTCGAGACCGCTCTCGGGGACGCCGGGGCGTAG
- the argF gene encoding ornithine carbamoyltransferase, which translates to MNFLNIDDLTREELDDVLTSAIDLKERTARGKTADALDGGTLAMIFEKPSTRTRVSFETGATQLGGHAIFLGPDDIHLGHGEPVKDTARALSRYVDVIMARVFDHADVVELGEYATVPVVNGLTDDAHPCQTLADLLTIRERFDGFDARVAWVGDGNNVCQSFVLGAAMVGLDLVVATPEGYGVDEAVLDRAAELGSAPEVVSGPEAAVADADVVYTDVWVSMGQESERAEKLDAFSKAGFQVTEELLGDRLLMHCLPAHRGEEVTDAAIESDNAIVWDQAENRLHAQKGLLTSLL; encoded by the coding sequence ATGAACTTCCTGAACATCGACGACCTGACGCGCGAGGAGCTCGACGACGTACTGACGAGCGCGATCGACCTGAAAGAGCGGACCGCCCGCGGCAAGACGGCCGACGCGCTCGACGGCGGAACGCTCGCGATGATCTTCGAGAAGCCCTCGACACGGACGCGGGTCTCCTTCGAGACCGGCGCGACACAGCTCGGCGGGCACGCGATCTTTCTCGGCCCCGACGACATCCACCTCGGCCACGGCGAACCGGTCAAAGACACCGCGCGGGCGCTGAGCCGCTACGTCGACGTCATCATGGCACGTGTCTTCGACCACGCCGACGTGGTCGAGTTGGGCGAGTACGCGACCGTCCCCGTGGTCAACGGGCTGACCGACGACGCCCACCCCTGTCAGACGCTCGCCGACCTGTTGACCATCCGGGAGCGCTTCGACGGGTTCGACGCCCGCGTCGCGTGGGTCGGCGACGGCAACAACGTCTGTCAGTCGTTCGTCCTCGGGGCGGCGATGGTCGGTCTCGACCTCGTCGTCGCGACGCCGGAGGGGTACGGCGTCGACGAGGCGGTGCTCGACCGGGCGGCCGAACTCGGGAGCGCCCCGGAGGTCGTCTCCGGTCCCGAAGCGGCCGTCGCGGACGCGGACGTCGTCTATACCGACGTGTGGGTGAGCATGGGCCAAGAGTCCGAGCGGGCCGAGAAGCTCGACGCGTTCTCGAAGGCGGGGTTTCAGGTGACAGAAGAGCTCCTCGGCGACCGGCTCCTGATGCACTGTCTGCCCGCCCACCGCGGCGAGGAAGTCACGGACGCGGCCATCGAGAGCGACAACGCGATCGTGTGGGATCAGGCGGAGAACCGCCTGCACGCCCAGAAGGGACTGTTGACGTCGCTGCTGTAG
- a CDS encoding [LysW]-lysine hydrolase, with translation MSEPARESGLAPDTEARKLLETLVSTPSPTPEEGECAAALAGFFESHGREVFVDEVGNVRAPADDSVLYTSHIDTVPGDIPVRIEDGDRGLELWGRGSVDAKGPLAALAVAAVRTGVSFVGVVGEEVDSRGARHLIEDRAAPDAVVNGEPSGADGITLGYRGMLSGTYLCTSESGHTSRPENNAIQDAIGWWSAVEDRFDGGVAPAEQRDADDAGDAPVFEQVTPKPVSIEGGVSEDGLAVETTLDVQLRVPPRYSTADLRELAAGELGAGTVTWTDSVEPTMQSPRTPVARAFRVAIREAGGDPRLLRKTGTADMNIYAGAWDCPMVTYGPGDSELDHAPNEHLELHELDRAVAVLEAVAADLT, from the coding sequence GTGAGCGAACCGGCGCGCGAGTCGGGCCTCGCTCCCGATACCGAGGCCCGCAAGCTGCTCGAGACGCTCGTTTCGACCCCCTCGCCGACGCCCGAGGAGGGCGAGTGCGCGGCGGCGCTCGCTGGCTTTTTTGAATCGCACGGCCGCGAGGTCTTCGTCGACGAGGTCGGGAACGTCCGCGCGCCGGCCGACGACAGCGTCCTCTACACCTCCCACATCGACACCGTCCCGGGTGACATTCCGGTTCGGATCGAGGACGGCGACCGCGGCCTCGAGCTGTGGGGCCGCGGTTCGGTCGACGCGAAGGGACCGCTCGCGGCGCTGGCGGTCGCGGCCGTCCGGACCGGGGTCTCCTTCGTCGGCGTCGTCGGCGAGGAAGTCGACTCCCGCGGCGCACGACACCTCATCGAGGATCGCGCCGCACCCGACGCCGTCGTCAACGGCGAACCCTCCGGCGCGGACGGGATCACCCTCGGCTACCGGGGGATGCTCAGCGGGACGTATCTCTGTACCTCGGAGTCCGGCCACACCTCCCGCCCGGAGAACAACGCCATCCAAGACGCGATCGGGTGGTGGTCGGCGGTCGAGGATCGCTTCGATGGCGGCGTTGCTCCGGCGGAACAACGGGACGCCGACGATGCCGGCGACGCACCGGTCTTCGAGCAGGTCACGCCGAAACCGGTCTCGATCGAGGGTGGCGTCAGCGAGGACGGTCTCGCGGTCGAGACGACCCTCGACGTCCAGTTGCGGGTGCCGCCGCGGTACTCGACGGCGGACCTCAGGGAACTGGCCGCCGGCGAACTCGGGGCCGGTACCGTCACCTGGACGGACTCGGTCGAGCCGACGATGCAGAGCCCTCGAACCCCGGTCGCGCGGGCGTTTCGCGTCGCGATCCGCGAGGCCGGCGGCGATCCGCGCCTCCTCAGAAAGACCGGCACCGCCGATATGAACATCTACGCGGGGGCGTGGGACTGCCCGATGGTCACGTACGGTCCCGGCGACTCCGAGCTCGATCACGCACCGAACGAACACCTCGAACTGCACGAACTGGACCGCGCGGTCGCCGTTTTGGAGGCCGTCGCGGCGGACCTCACCTGA
- a CDS encoding aspartate aminotransferase family protein, translating into MSGFIFSEKPIRIDRGEGAYLYDTNGNEYLDFGASYACTPVGHCHPEVVDAATTQLEDLFYVQASYPHAARTALYEQLADVAPVDIDNVWLCNSGTEANEAALKFARHATGRSKIVATKRGFHGRTMGALAATWKDKYKEGFGPLAGDFEFVEYGDSEAMAEAVDDDTAAVIIEPLQGEGGINPVSKEYLQSVRVQTATSGAALILDEIQTGLGRTGELWAADKYDVVPDVLTTAKGLASGLPMGATLCRDWIAEDSGNHGSTFSGGPVVSAAAGATLDVLERESLPAHAAEVGAYIRGQIEDRLGDDVREVRGHGLMIGIEVKRGSNRLLRDLALNHDVLALPAGRTVLRLLPPLTIEREHADAFVDALEAVLA; encoded by the coding sequence ATGAGCGGCTTCATTTTTTCGGAGAAACCGATCCGCATCGACCGTGGCGAGGGAGCGTATCTCTACGACACGAACGGCAACGAGTACCTCGACTTCGGCGCGAGCTACGCCTGCACGCCGGTGGGCCACTGCCACCCGGAGGTCGTCGACGCGGCCACCACGCAACTCGAGGACCTGTTCTACGTGCAGGCGTCGTACCCCCACGCCGCCCGGACGGCGCTGTACGAGCAGCTGGCCGACGTCGCTCCGGTCGATATCGACAACGTCTGGCTCTGTAACTCCGGGACGGAGGCCAACGAGGCGGCGCTGAAGTTCGCCCGCCACGCCACCGGACGCTCGAAGATCGTCGCCACGAAACGGGGCTTTCACGGGCGGACGATGGGGGCGCTCGCGGCCACCTGGAAGGACAAGTACAAAGAGGGGTTCGGCCCCCTCGCCGGGGACTTCGAGTTCGTCGAGTACGGGGACAGCGAGGCGATGGCCGAGGCGGTCGACGACGACACCGCCGCGGTCATCATCGAACCCCTGCAGGGCGAGGGCGGGATCAACCCCGTCTCCAAGGAGTACCTCCAGTCGGTACGCGTTCAGACGGCGACCTCCGGCGCCGCGTTGATCCTCGACGAGATCCAGACCGGCCTCGGCCGCACCGGCGAGCTGTGGGCCGCCGACAAGTACGACGTCGTCCCCGACGTGTTGACGACGGCGAAGGGCCTCGCGAGCGGGCTTCCGATGGGCGCGACGCTGTGTCGCGACTGGATTGCCGAGGACTCGGGCAACCACGGCTCGACCTTCTCCGGCGGGCCGGTCGTCTCCGCGGCGGCGGGGGCGACGCTGGACGTCCTCGAACGGGAGTCCCTGCCCGCCCACGCGGCCGAGGTGGGCGCGTACATCCGCGGGCAGATCGAGGACCGCCTCGGCGACGACGTCCGGGAGGTCCGCGGCCACGGGCTGATGATCGGTATCGAGGTCAAACGCGGTTCGAACCGCCTGTTGCGCGATCTGGCGTTGAACCACGACGTCCTCGCGCTACCAGCCGGTCGGACTGTATTGCGGCTCCTGCCGCCGTTAACGATCGAACGCGAGCACGCCGACGCCTTCGTCGACGCCCTGGAGGCGGTCCTCGCGTGA
- a CDS encoding acetylglutamate/acetylaminoadipate kinase, producing MTDPDTVVVKIGGARAVDPEGALANVASVREDGTDVVVVHGGSTAVDDALERMGVEPEYVETPSGVVGRFTDAETMDVFKMALAGQVNTDLVTGLRNQGVDAVGLSGVDGGLFTGPRKSAVRVVEDGTKKIRRGDHSGTIESVNGGLLSTLLSDGYTPVASPPMLADDGVAVNTDADRAAAAVAAELGGTLVSLTDVAGVYRDPDDPSTVIDRVDTPDAYEELRAAAEGFMGRKVMAATEALEGGAERVVVANANADAPIRSAIDGGGTDVLPSALE from the coding sequence ATGACTGACCCCGACACCGTCGTCGTCAAAATCGGGGGGGCCCGCGCAGTCGACCCCGAGGGGGCGCTCGCGAACGTCGCTTCGGTCCGCGAGGACGGCACCGACGTCGTCGTCGTCCACGGCGGCTCGACGGCCGTCGACGACGCCCTAGAACGGATGGGGGTCGAACCGGAGTACGTCGAGACGCCCTCCGGCGTCGTCGGCCGTTTCACCGACGCGGAGACGATGGACGTCTTCAAGATGGCGCTGGCCGGGCAGGTCAACACCGACCTCGTGACCGGCCTCCGGAACCAGGGCGTCGACGCGGTCGGGCTCTCCGGCGTCGACGGCGGGCTGTTTACCGGCCCGCGCAAATCCGCGGTTCGGGTCGTCGAGGACGGCACAAAGAAGATCAGACGCGGCGACCACTCCGGGACGATCGAGTCGGTCAACGGCGGGTTGCTCTCGACGCTGCTCTCGGACGGCTACACGCCCGTCGCCTCGCCGCCGATGCTGGCCGACGACGGCGTCGCCGTCAACACCGACGCCGACCGCGCCGCGGCGGCCGTCGCGGCCGAACTCGGAGGGACGCTCGTCTCGTTGACAGACGTGGCGGGCGTCTACCGCGATCCCGACGACCCCTCGACGGTCATCGACCGCGTCGACACCCCCGACGCCTACGAGGAGCTGCGGGCGGCCGCCGAGGGGTTCATGGGGCGGAAAGTGATGGCGGCGACGGAGGCCCTCGAGGGCGGCGCCGAACGGGTCGTCGTCGCCAACGCGAACGCGGACGCCCCGATCCGATCGGCGATAGACGGCGGCGGCACGGACGTGCTGCCTAGCGCGCTCGAATGA
- the argC gene encoding N-acetyl-gamma-glutamyl-phosphate reductase, with translation MTESYAASVVGASGFTGGELLRLLYGHPNVDVVQATSRSYENKTVGSVHPNLRGMDLRFSDPDDLESVDVLFACTPHGVSMERIDSFREAAGTVVDLSADFRLDTEAEYDEWYDGHDRPELLADAEYALPELNRENLPGAELIASGGCNATAAILGLKPLFDADVLSGGERIVVDVKVGSSEGGAGGGEASSHPERSGVVRPYAPTGHRHEAEIEAFLGTGVSFSAHAVDMTRGASATCHVYPDDPVSTGDLWTAYRGSYAEEPFVRIVSGGSGVYRYPEPKAVAGSNHAEVGFELDPRNGRIVVFSAIDNMMKGSAGQAVHAANVALGLEETAGLEFAGLHPVGAP, from the coding sequence ATGACGGAGTCCTACGCCGCGAGCGTCGTCGGCGCCAGCGGCTTCACCGGCGGGGAGTTGCTCCGGTTGCTCTACGGCCATCCGAACGTCGACGTCGTCCAGGCGACGAGCCGGAGCTACGAGAACAAGACGGTCGGCTCCGTCCACCCGAACCTGCGGGGGATGGACCTGCGGTTTTCCGACCCCGACGACCTCGAATCGGTCGACGTCCTCTTCGCGTGTACGCCTCACGGCGTCTCGATGGAGCGTATCGATTCCTTCCGCGAGGCGGCCGGCACGGTCGTCGACCTGAGCGCCGATTTCAGACTCGACACCGAGGCCGAGTACGACGAGTGGTACGACGGCCACGACCGCCCCGAACTGCTCGCCGACGCCGAGTACGCCTTGCCGGAGCTCAACCGCGAGAACCTCCCCGGCGCGGAGCTGATCGCTTCGGGGGGCTGTAACGCCACCGCGGCGATCCTCGGGTTGAAGCCGCTCTTCGACGCCGACGTCCTCTCCGGCGGCGAGCGGATCGTCGTCGACGTGAAGGTCGGCTCCTCGGAGGGCGGCGCGGGCGGCGGCGAGGCCTCCTCACACCCCGAGCGTTCGGGGGTCGTCAGGCCCTACGCGCCGACGGGCCACCGCCACGAGGCCGAGATCGAGGCCTTCCTCGGCACGGGGGTCTCCTTCAGCGCCCACGCGGTCGACATGACCCGTGGCGCGTCGGCAACCTGTCACGTCTACCCCGACGACCCCGTCTCGACGGGTGACCTCTGGACGGCGTACCGCGGCAGCTACGCGGAGGAGCCGTTCGTCCGGATCGTCTCGGGCGGCTCCGGGGTGTACCGGTATCCGGAACCGAAGGCGGTCGCGGGCTCGAACCACGCGGAAGTCGGCTTCGAACTCGACCCCCGGAACGGCCGGATCGTCGTCTTTTCGGCGATCGACAACATGATGAAGGGCTCGGCGGGGCAGGCCGTCCACGCGGCCAACGTCGCCTTGGGTCTCGAGGAGACGGCCGGCCTGGAGTTCGCCGGGCTGCACCCGGTGGGAGCGCCATGA